Within Flagellimonas maritima, the genomic segment TACGATACCTATGAGGTAGGTAAATATGCCCACGACTGCACCTGCAATAAGTACGAATACCAAAACACGGGTAATCCCTTTTTTGAGGTCTGCATTCTCACCAAAAAAGTGTCCTGCATTGAACAGGAAACCTATTAGGAAGATGACTCCCAGAATAACGGGAAAGATGGCTCTTATGGTATCGGAAACATCGTTAACGGAATCTTCGATACCTCCAATCTGTGCAAATATGGTATTGGAAATAAGCAATAAAAAAGCAGTCAGGAATAGTGATTTTTTCATATCGAAATTGATTTAAAATTTGTTGGATTTCGCTGTTTGAAAAATACACTATATTGAATATCAAAATACTGATAATCAGTATTTTGTGAATAAAATATTATTTATAACAGATTGATTTTTAATGATGTGAATTGACATCAAATCATATTAAAAATTGAAACGCCTATGTTGATAACTCTAAAACTTTTGAATCGCGTGACCCTCAAAAACGTCAGTTTTGCGATTTTGCTGCTGAAAATCTGTTTTGTTCTCGGTCAGAAAAAAGTAGTTGTTATAGACCCCGGACATGGCGGAAAAGATTCCAGTGCAATAAGTGTAAATAAAGTCTTGGAAAAAGATGTGGTTTTGAATGTTGCCGTGGAAATTTTAAGTCTTAATAAATCACTTTTTAAAAATGAACTGGATATTTACTTGACTAGATATACCGATACACTGATTTCATTATCCGATAGAAGTCGTTTGGCTAGAAGTTTAAAAGCCGATTTATTTGTATCGTTGCATTGTAATCATGCTAAAAATTCAAATGCTAAAGGTATTGAAGTTTATATGCACAATTCTAATTCCAGGTTTGTCAAAGAGTCTATTATTCTTGGTGTTTCTATTCTGAATGAAAGTACTGGAAATTTAGGTTTTAAAAAGCGAGGTTTAAAGACTGCCAACTTTCAAGTGTTACGCGAAACCATCAAATTTTGTCCATCAATACTTGTAGAAATGGGGTTTATGACCAACCGTAATGAAGTTGATTATTTTTTGAAACCTAAGAATATTAAGGCTATGGCTTTGTCTGTTTTGATGGGTATTATGAATTATTTAAATTATGGATTATGAAAGAATTGCGCAATAAAATCCTTGAAAACCTAAAAGGTATCACGCATCAAATCTATATAGAGGTTAAGCTATAGTTGAAATAATTTCACCTTTATTTGAACCCGTAAGGCAGATACTAAAAATTTGTTGCAAATAGTAAACTCTTTACAAAAGGTGCAATTTGTAAAGAGTTTAGATATTCTTAATAAGTTATTGTGATGTCCAACTTCGAAAATAAAAACTATAAAGTCTTCAAAGAAAAAGTTGAGACTGAGAAATTATGCTTTCTTCTTCATTATCAGAGATTCTCAATTTGAGTCCAAGTTTGACCGCTTACAATGGAGTAAGCTCATAAAGAAATTGAAGGGTTTCTCTTTTGCACAATTAATAATTTTGTCTGTATTTAAAATTAATTACCAAGAATGAATCTTCATCTTGTTAATATCGACAAGATAAATGATGTTTTTTCTTTTCGGATCATCCTTATGGATATATTGATTTTGGTTGTGAGGATCGAGGATATTGGCCCCACTAGCAGTTCTTCTTGAGCAAATTAATTTTTAGCAGAATGTACTGTGGATTATTGCTACATAATTTTATCAGCTTTACATAAACCAGTCACATCTAACGTATGAAGTAAGATACTTACAAACAAAGATTTTTTTTATTACATAACATTTTTATCTTTAGGCTATTAACCTAACCATTTTAATATGAAGAAGCCAATTATTTTTTGTTTGATAATCTTTTTAGCAAGCTGTAAAGCTTATGATGTTAAACAAACTGAACCTATCACCCTTAAAAAGGGGATAGAAGATATTATTGAAGCATTAAATCATGCAGGAGACCTTGAAACAACAAAATATAATGGCCTTGTACCTTCAGAATTTACAGTTGAACTTAATCTTACAACTTCAGAAAAAGGTACACAAAATGCATCTTTAGAAATTGCACCTGCTTCCGTTATTCCTAAAATTGGGGCTGGCTGGTCGGCTGAAGTTAACAATTCATCTGGTAACAAATTGACTATAAAATTTCGCAGCATATTGTTTGCAAAAAAAGATGAATTTATGTCATCTAGATCACCTGATTCCATTGTTCAATTTTACCGACTTCTCAAGGATTTAAATTGGAATGCTACTGTAAATTGAAAATTGCTCGCGCATTAAAATTCCAAAACACCTAAATGGCCAAAAAATCAAAAGAGTCGCTAGGATTTATTAACAGCCATACCCATGTCTTTACCAAAGACCATGTGCCCGAGCATTTGGCACGTCAATTTGTACCAGGACCAATTTATAAGTGGTTAAAGACTTCGAAAGTAATAAGCAAATTAAAAAAGTACTACGAACCAACTGAGGATCATTACTCCTATACCCAAAGAAATAAACGATGGGATGCATATCAGAGTAAGATTAAAATTAAGCGAAACCCAATTTTAAGATATAGTGTCTTATTTATTAAAATTTTGTCTTGGTTACTATTTGTTTATTACTTTTTTCAATTGGTTAAACCACTACTTTTCAAATCAATTGTCGGTAAAATTATATATGGAATTATATTGTTTCCACTGGATTACATTTTACCCTTGATTGAAAGTTCATGGAACATATTCGTATTACTTTTTTTAATAGCTATTGCTTTCAAATTTGTACGTAAGGGAATTTGGAAATTACTAAAAAGTAGATTCATAAAAATCATTGGTAGTGATAGGCTTGAATACCTACTTCGATTTGAAAATCTCTTACGATATTCTGGATATGCTTCGCAAGGGGAGATTTTTAAAAAACTGAAACAACAATATCCTCCAAACACCCAATTTGTGGTTCTACCTATGGATATGGAATTTATGGAAGCTGATAAAGTTCCAGAACCCTATATAAAACAAATGGATGATTTAATGATTTTAAAAAGTAA encodes:
- a CDS encoding N-acetylmuramoyl-L-alanine amidase family protein, with product MLITLKLLNRVTLKNVSFAILLLKICFVLGQKKVVVIDPGHGGKDSSAISVNKVLEKDVVLNVAVEILSLNKSLFKNELDIYLTRYTDTLISLSDRSRLARSLKADLFVSLHCNHAKNSNAKGIEVYMHNSNSRFVKESIILGVSILNESTGNLGFKKRGLKTANFQVLRETIKFCPSILVEMGFMTNRNEVDYFLKPKNIKAMALSVLMGIMNYLNYGL